TCACTCCGGATCCGTCCGCAGCCAGGTATCCCCCACCCCTGTTGATGCCGTCCATGGTGGACACCACGCCCGGCAAGTGTTCGGCCAAATGCTAATGAGAATTTTTTTGACATTATCGTTGTTTACTTTGAAGCAAACATGATGACCGTATGAAAGAAAACAGGGGCGGATATTTGGTGCATAGGGTTGGATGGCCGGTTTCCCTATCGGTGTCTACGGATGCGTAAGCGGGCGTTTGGTGTGTCCGATTTGGTGATCCGCGTTAGAGTTGCCCTTATTTCAGCCCACCCATGGACCCATTCTGCATATATTACAAAGGAAAATACGTGTGAATTCTTGGCATTTCATTTCTTCCGTTTTAAAGATGGAAAATAAGTTGTGATTTAGTTTTACGATGCATAGTGGAATTGAGAAGATCCAGTTCTGGAACTTCCGGTTCCAATCGGAGCATATAGATCCGTAAATGGATTTGTATGTATAGCCACTTCAGTCGTGCTCCTCGTTTCTCGAATGGAAAAAAAGTATCTTCTTTCTGAGAACATGCTCTACTATTTTGCATTTGTTAATAGCACTGTtatgatttattattattattttctttagATATTCTTAACATATGGATTAAGGAATTTATACAAGAGGGAAGCCTGTTCTTGTTTCAGCCGGATCTCAGACTCATAATTGATTGAGTTGGAAATAAGGAAAGAACACTTCTTGGTAATCACTAAATCTTGTTTTTTGTACCATCACTTTTTGTTGAAGTATGCTCACTTGCCATCATTTGTTTTGTGCATATCGTTATCTAGAACTGACGACTTCCATGAGCCCATTAGAACATGCTTGTGAGGATTACGCTTTGGTAACTTCAAACATTAAACTAAAAAAAGACTTCAAACATTGCATGATGTCAGCAATCTGAATGAAGTAGCCCCTAAAAATGTGAGCAATGCATTTGAGTGATTATATTTTATTGTTTACCTGCCAATCATCAGCTAATGAGAAATTTTCTGCAGAAGGTAAAACTAACTCTCCAACAGGGCATTTATTGATTGAAACATAATAACTGGGATGGTTAATGATTTTCTTTTTAGCCTTTGTCCTTTACAGACTGGGCACTGACAAATTACAAGTAGTGTCATTTTTAACTTCTGTCACTAAGTAGTTGGATGTGTAATTGCCTACCGCACAGTTCACTAGATAAGCCTAGTTCTAAATTGCTGTTTGTAGGAAAAATAAATATTGTAAAATTTTGCAATTGAGAACAAGTAGATAATAGTTGGGGTATAAAAAAGGAAGTTGTATTTTGTTTTTTTTTGGCATAACAGCTACACTTTGTGTATGCTGTAATATGAACGGTATATCTATTTGTTCTCGTAATGATGGATCATAGCTATCATACAATCCAAAGATATACATTGGTTAACAACTAGACCATTAACTCAGTGAAGACACCAACTACTAATTAGTAGCTATTGATAGTTCAACTACGTTGCAAAATCCCTCAAGCTAAATCATAGATCATTGATAAACACGTAACATGCGAAACTGTGATATCGCGGGCTAGAGAAGAGGGATGAGAATGATGGGACGATGGAGACGCGTTTTTATCGTTTTGGAAGGAACTGTTTTGGCTACATGAAGGTTTAATATTATCCTACTGTTGTGCAGAGAACATCGCATTGTTCCAACTAATATCCAACTAGCAACGCGCACAGATTTGAGTGGCTAACATAAAGATCTTGTGTGGGTGCCAGTAAATTCGACATACAACTCACAAAAATCAGCTGATGAAGGGAACCTTTTTAAGTTATATTCCACCCTGCAACTGTACTATGACCTTAATTTGTTCTTTGAGAGTGACTTGTGCCTTGACCTGTGCTGTGGTACCTGTACCTCTGTAGTAGCAACGACAATAGTGCTAAATACAGTTGACCTGATGATATTGCTCATCACCGATAGGAAGAATCATTTCGTTTTCTCCTTTCCCCAATCATAATGCCCTTTTCTTCTCGTACTGTCAATTTTTCTGTATTTGAGTGCATAACCAGTCAGATAAAGTGCCTGCCCATCTAAAATTTTGGTTATATCCGTTTATAGGGAGGGGCAAAGAGACAGCTTTGTTACCTCAACTTGACCATGCACCATCATCTATTAGCAGCCCATTGAAAAGGTCATGATGAACTGAATTAGGCGCATTATCCGGTACTAGCCAATCAGGACTACAGTAGACGGATATAGCAGTGCTCGTTTTGTACCATCTACCTTAAGGTTACTCCATGACCAACAGAGAAGAAGACAGCTACCCGATTCTATTCTGAAGTATGAGCTATGAAAGTTCGTAGTTAGGACTATATGCTCTGTTTATCGAACAAAAACTCTCAGCCTCCCGGGGAATATTAGACAACACAGAAGTGTTTTTGTTCAACCTTTCCAAAAGATTAAGCCACATTTCCACTAAATCTGTTAAATACGGAACTCATCCAGGGCATCAATTGTGGATCTAAAAAACGGTGGATCTCTCGAGGTTAGGTAAGCTGTTCTATTCACAGCATGTCCAAATTACAGGCAAGTAGCTTTGTAGGGATGTGTTGGCCATAGGCCCATAGCTGTGGCTTCCTCCTTGTTTCTTTCTCCCTCGTTTTGGACACGCTCATTCCGGGATTATTAGTTCGTTATCTGAAACCAACAGCCATCACATTTTCAATGCTGACACTGACGCCTGGGGGCATTGGCAGTGGCGGACCCAGGATTGGCTGACGCCCCAGGCGAGAAACTAAGGGCTAAAAACTACCCAGAAAAAACTTCAGTTTCAAGGCATGCAAAAGTCAATCTATGTTGCATAACTAATAAGAAATCAAACATAATATGCAATGACAACATTTGTTCCTTGATGGGTCAACTAATAAAGCAAGACAAATCAAAGACCATATGTAGCATAGATCGATGATACAAAAGATTGATACCAAATCAAAGGATTGGTTGATCTGAGCCTTCCATGACTACATCTTCGATAGCAGAAGAAGCTAAACCTTCAATCATTAATTTTGAAATGCAAATCAGTGCATAATATAGTAGGTAAAACTAGTTAATGATAGATGTAAAATATGAAAACTTACGTCTAGGACGAGGCAAAACGCCTTTACGTGTGCGATAACCTTGAAATCGCTCGATGATCTTTGATTCTTCAATACTAACAAATACATCTCGCTCAATGTAACACACCATTCTATGATTCATCCAATCATCACCCATTTTGTTCCTTAATCCAGTCCTGAGAATGCTCTTTCCACTGTTGCAAACCGCAACAGGTAAAATCAATGCTAACTCAACAAGACGGTAAACCAAGGAAAAAAGTTGTGTGCATATCACTTTTAACCATATTCATGGCAAGATGACCAAGATCATTGCAATTCATCAAATGTGGATCACCTCTTGCTTCCCGGATGAATGAGTCTAGTTGGTTTCGGTGGTTCGaacttgaaaaaaaaaatcaatgtCTTATTTCTTTTACTCATCTTGTGTTCCTGTAAAATTTTAGAGAAACAAAAATGTCTCAATATCAAAATCGGTTTCTATATCTAACAAGCATACAAACAGTGGCATCTAGCATCTAAAATCATCATCAGGTAAACAAAAGCATGTCATCAAGCTATCAAAACCTGAGAAAGTGACTAAGTGAGGACCGAGCAGTGAGCTGTGAGCCACTGACTACCTCGCCGGACGCCGGGCAGCTTGCAGGCTGCAGCCTCGCGCCCTAGCCTGGGTCGCCGCCTCGCGCCCTCGCCGGACACGGCGGACAGGGCAGCAGGCAAGCAGCCGCAGCGGCGCAACCGGGTTCCTCCTGGGCCCGGGGGGAGGGGGCGCTGGAACGAAGACTCNNNNNNNNNNNNNNNNNNNNNNNNNNNNNNNNNNNNNNNNNNNNNNNNNNNNNNNNNNNNNNNNNNNNNNNNNNNNNNNNNNNNNNNNNNNNNNNNNNNNNNNNNNNNNNNNNNNNNNNNNNNNNNNNNNNNNNNNNNNNNNNNNNNNNNNNNNNNNNNNNNNNNNNNNNNNNNNNNNNNNNNNNNNNNNNNNNNNNNNNNNNNNNNNNNNNNNNNNNNNNNNNNNNNNNNNNNNNNNNNNNNNNNNNNNNNNNNNNNNNNNNNNNNNNNNNNNNNNNNNNNNNNNNNNNNNNNNNNNNNNNNNNNNNNNNNNNNNNNNNNNNNNNNNNNNNNNNNNNNNNNNNNNNNNNNNNNNNNNNNNNNNNNNNNNNNNNNNNNNNNNNNNNNNNNNNNNNNNNNNNNNNNNNNNNNNNNNNNNNNNNNNNNNNNNNNNNNNNNNNNNNNNNNNNNNNNNNNNNNNNNNNNNNNNNNNNNCTGCCATCTGCCAGATGGAGTTGAGCGGCGACGGCGGGCAGtgaccggcggcggcttagggttcgTCAGGTGAGGTCGGGGGGAAGAGACGGGGCGGCTGCGTCTGGCTGGTTCGTGCGGTGAGCGAGTCTGCTGTCTGCGGGAGTTGGGCTGGGCGGCTGGGCCAGTTGGCCTGGGCTGCCTGGCCTTCAAACTGGGCTACGCCCCCGGCCAAACTTTTTTTATATAACTATAGGCTGAGAATTTTTCTCACGCCCCAGGCAATGGCCTGGGCTGCCTGGGGCCCAAATCCGCCCATGGGCATTGGTTCCAGTCCCTCTCTTCTGTCTGTCCAGTCAAGTCTGTTCAGACTTCAGACGATCCGCAAGATACACGCAGAGAATACATAGACTCTAGATGGTCTTCTACATGTGAAGAACATTTATGCCCTGTTGGCGGTCTAAAACAACACGAAATCTAGTAGATCTGTCTAACGGATAGCTGGACGTCAAAGACATGTGGCCAAGGAAAGTTGAGCTGAAACAGCAATGCAGTTCCGAGCTGGACCCATGATCTTCTTATCCGGTTCCGTGCCTTGGAGCCCCACATGAGATGTTCTTCTTCCTTGGGGGAGAGGACTTGCTCCCACGAGCTAGCGTGTCAACCTTTTTGGGGGTTGCATGTGCTGCACGCCTGGACCTGGTTGTGACTAGGCTTGGTGCTCTACTGATGTCTTTTCTCTTATTTTGACGTGCAAGCCATTTGGCCATTTCACATCTGGAATTGCCCCGAGATAACACCCCCATATCACCTCCAAGAAGTTGCACAATTCCTCACTGTGAGGTTAGAGTGATTATACGGAGCCTGACACGCTATTCAGTTCAGCGGCTTGTTAAAAATGGGTAGGGCAGGTTCAGGTCCCGGCCCCATATATTTAGTTGATGGACTGGAGGATTGTTTATGTACAAGTATTGCGCTGTTAGTCGATTCTAGGCGGGCTTTCAAGGCTGGTTTGCCTGTTCTTAGCAGTGCCCACTCATGCTCCGCTTCGGGACTTGCATTTGGCACGCTTTAGGTTGCTTCCAAGTGATACCAACCCTGTCTCCGGAAAACAAACCTTTGAGAGCAGTTCCTGCTAGCTTTATGGTGTGCATCCTTTGTTACTTATTCTACACATATGTTGCTTTACTTCATGATGAATCTTATACAATCTTTTCGCACGCAAAGCAATCTTTACCGTGTGTAGTGTGTAGTGTTTAGTTACCACAAAATGCTTAACTTGTAGTACAGCCGACCAATTGGGCACACTAACTTGATAGACCAACCAATTTGCTAAATAGATAGATTGCCATTGTTCATCTTGACCATGGCCAGCCGGGTATATGTGCCCGTCGATCATTGAATGCGTGCGCCTTGTGTGTGATTAATTGAAGCGTATATGGTAGCAGAAGATGTACTCTACGTGTTCACGCATGGGGCCGGCCTGATGACGGATCACCTGAGGGGCGCGCCCACGTTCAGGCCGAGGCCGTGTTCGCTGTGCGTCTGAACAGAGCTTTCGGTGTCAATGCCGTGTGAGGCCCCAGGACACGCCCCCTACACCGGTACACGCATCATCCGGCATACATATCCAAAACAAAAGCACCGACCCGGAGGCGCTGTGTCGTGCATGCAGAGGAGGCGGAGCGTCGTGGAGCAGGGAACTGCTTGGCTGCTTCTGATGCCGATCATTGGCTCCCGTTTCACATTCCGGCCGCCATGTGTGTGTGGGAGGGTATTTTCGCGGTGCGTCGCACATGCTTCTCGGAGAcaaaagcagcagcagcggcggtggCGATGGGACTGGAATCGGTGGCGACGCAACTGCGATACGCTATGCGCCGTATCACGTGCCTTTGCTTGCACCGCGTTATCTTCCCTCCTTAATCAAGCGGCTTGGTTAACCTTAAAGATGAGTAAATTACAAGAAACACTGGCGTCCGAGGAAAATGCATCGCATGCCCATAGATAGATGTTGTGTTCGGAAGCCGATCCGATAGGTGAAAGGAATGGATTCTATTGCAACGTGTCATTAGCTTATTGCACGTTTTTGCAGTTTAACTTACTTTTGCAATAATGGGTTGAGATGCTTTGACTAGGGTAATTTAATCATCCATAACGCAATGCACATGTTAAAAACTTGCTGTAGTAGTAAGCATTTCATCTGTGGTAAGTAATTTTTATCGGCTCGCGGTGGTAGCATACATGTTTGTAAAGCGATGGGAAAATTCATGGAAATGGTAAAAATTAACACATTACTCCTATACAATTTGGAAATTTGTCCAAGGAAGTTGAAATCCATTGTTTTAAATGTACTGCAGGAGGAGCAGCATGTGCAGTAGCTTTGCAAACTTGCAGTAACAAGAAATGTCTGGAGTGCTTGATAGTAACAGTTCCTTGCTGCGTAAGTCGGCCAGCGGGGCCGAAGCCAGAGAGACGGCGCTGCAGCTGGACCAATCAGCGCGCGGCGGCAAGGACGAACTTGCCAGAGTTTGTTGCTCTCCATCACCCAACCACCTCCTCTCTCCTCTATATAAGCCGGCACGCGCCCTGGCGCCAGCGATGTCATTCTCACCACGGGAGACGGTGGCGAGCCCGGGCGGGTGCGGCAAGGAGTCGTGCCCCTTCTGCGAGATGTCGAGGCAGCACGCGGCCGGGTGCGCGCGGCGGCTGCCCAAGCGGATCATCCTGGTGCGGCACGGCGAGAGCCAGGGGAACCTCGACATGTCGGCCTACTCCACCACCCCGGACTACCGCATCCCGCTGACGCCGCGCGGGGTCGAGCAGGCGCGCGCCGCCGGCCGGGGCATCCTCGACGTCGTCTCCTCGGGGGGCCCCGACGCCAACTGGAAGGTCTACTTCTACGTCTCCCCCTACGAGCGCACCCGGGCCACCCTGCGCGGGATCGGCGCCGCCTTCCCGCGCGACCGCGTCATCGGCGCCCGCGAGGAGTGCCGCGTCCGCGAGCAGGACTTCGGCAACTTCCAGGTAGAGGAGCGGATGCGCGCCATCAAGGAGACCCGCGAGCGCTTCGGCCGCTTCTTCTTCCGCTTCCCCGAGGGCGAGTCCGCCGCCGACGTCTTCGACCGCGTCGCCAGTAAGCCGCCCCCCTGCCCGCTCCGATTCCCCTTCCGCCCCTTCCGATTCGATCGATCGATGAACCGAACCGGCCGGTCGCAATGCAGGTTTCCTGGAGTCGCTGTGGAGGGACATCGACAACGGGAGGCTGGATCCCAGCACCACCTGCGAGACCAACCTGGTGATCGTCTCGCACGGCCTCACCTCGCGCGTCTTCATGATGAAGTGGTTCAAGTGGACCGTGGAGCAGTTCGAGCGCCTCAACAACTTCGAGAACTGcgagttcagggtgatgcagctcgGGCCCGGCGGCGAGTACAGCCTCCTCATGCACCACACCAAGGAGGAGCTCGAGGAGTGGGGCCTCTCGCCGGAGATGATCACCGACCAGCAGTGGCGCGCCTCCGCCAACCGCCGCAGCTGGTCCGAGGAGTGCTCCTCCTTCATCGCCACCTTCTTCGACAACTGGATGGATCCgctagaggagggggagggggacgcCGACCGCCAGGAAGAAGACGATGGCAAGATCAAGTCCCTGGAGTAACCAACCCGCTCCCCTTTCCCTTAGTTGCTTAGAATTTGTTCCAATTTGATACTGCAACTGCACATCTCGTTCGTTCGTTCCTTCGTCGCGAAGTTCTTCGACAACCGGAAGGattcagaagaagaagagaatggcaAGATCGAGCTGTTGGAGTATCCGAACTGACCTGCTCTTTCCTTAGTTTCGTCAAAGTTTTTAAGATTTGATACTGCTATAGTGTGTTCCGCCATGGATGGATGTAGCCATCGCTGGTTTCCTTTTTTGTTGAATTCGAAACCTGTTCATAGTAGCTAGACATTGAGATACGATTTGGAGAAATGCAGAAGTGGGTGCTCTGGTTGAGAACAGAGTCTTGGAGATTGATATTTCTGCATGTTTTGGTTTCCATCTCGTTCTGATTGGCAAGCTTATTTGGACCATGCTCATTGAATTTGCAACCTGTTCTTAGTAGTTCTTGTTCATAGTAGTTATACACTGAGATGCTATTTGGGGAAATGCAGAAGGGGGTGCTCTGCTTGAGAGCAGATCCTTGGGAGTATGATATATCTGGAGGTTTCCTCATGCTTATTGCCAAGTTTATTTGGAATAGGATGATTTTTGGTTCAATCTCTAACCTGTTCATAACTAGACTCTGAATATGATTTAGGCTCTAGTTTTAATTTTATTCTTATTTTCCAAGTTTGTCTGTGCTTTGAAAATGGGAATATCTCTGACTCCTTTGCTTTACAGTTCATTTCAACTGAAAAATTATCAAGATTATTTGGACAGTAAAAATAGAGAAATATCTTTAGCTAGATATGGTTCTGCATGTTTCTGATCTAACAATTAACAACCACAGTCCTTTTCTACAGCTTTCTTTTGGAAAAAAGTATTTAATGTCCATTTTATCTTTTGTGAGGAGTTTACAGGTCTCTTTTGAGAAAGTGGACACCAGAATATTATTATCTGAGCATTTTGTTTGGTAGTCTCTG
The sequence above is a segment of the Triticum dicoccoides isolate Atlit2015 ecotype Zavitan chromosome 1A, WEW_v2.0, whole genome shotgun sequence genome. Coding sequences within it:
- the LOC119364451 gene encoding phosphoglycerate mutase-like protein AT74H produces the protein MSGVLDSNSSLLRKSASGAEARETALQLDQSARGGKDELARVCCSPSPNHLLSPLYKPARALAPAMSFSPRETVASPGGCGKESCPFCEMSRQHAAGCARRLPKRIILVRHGESQGNLDMSAYSTTPDYRIPLTPRGVEQARAAGRGILDVVSSGGPDANWKVYFYVSPYERTRATLRGIGAAFPRDRVIGAREECRVREQDFGNFQVEERMRAIKETRERFGRFFFRFPEGESAADVFDRVASFLESLWRDIDNGRLDPSTTCETNLVIVSHGLTSRVFMMKWFKWTVEQFERLNNFENCEFRVMQLGPGGEYSLLMHHTKEELEEWGLSPEMITDQQWRASANRRSWSEECSSFIATFFDNWMDPLEEGEGDADRQEEDDGKIKSLE